The Marivirga salinae DNA window TCCTTTATCTGAAATGCCATTCCTACCTTCTCTCCGAAGAGTTTCATTTTTTCGCTAACATCATCATCTTTAACTACTGATCGGCTACCTACTGCACAGCAAGAAGCAATCAGGGAAGCTGTCTTTTGTTTAATGATATCATAATAAATATCCTCAGTTATATTAAGTTTCCTGGCTTTTTCAATTTGCAGCAATTCACCTTCGCTCATTTCACGAACAGCTTCAGATACAATTTTCAATAAATCGAAATCTTCATTATCTATTGAAAGTAAAAGACCTCTAGAAAGTAAATAATCACCTACTAAAATGGCGATTTTATTCTTCCATAATGCATTAATGGAGAAAAAACCACGCCTGTAATTTGCATCATCCACTACATCATCATGCACCAAAGTGGCAGTATGTAGTAATTCGATTAAAGCGGCTCCCCTATGAGTGGCTTCATTAATTTGGCCATGAACCCCTGCGGAAAGAAATACAAACATAGGGCGCATTTGCTTTCCTTTTCGTTTCACTATGTAGCCCATGATTTTGTCAAGCAAATAAACCTTGCTTTTCATGAATTGACGGAATTTTATTTCAAATTCTGCCATTTCATTGGCTATTGGTGATTGTATTTCTTTAATTTTACTCCCCATGCGTATGCAATATTACTACCAAATGAATATCTAAGCAATGCAATCAATAAAAATGATTCAAGAAAATATAATTATTACAAGTACGGTTCATAACAAGCCTATTTCGGCAGATTTAAGATACATTCCTAACAAAGATAAGAAACCGTTAATCCTTTTTGTTCACGGTTTTAAAGGATTTAAAGATTGGGGAGTTTTCAATCTGATGGCAGATGAATTTGCCAAAAACGGTTTTATATTTATGAAGATAAATTTAAGCCATAATGGAACTACTCCAGACCAATTAATCGATTTTGCTGATTTAGAAGCATTTGGCAATAATAACTTCACCATTGAACTCGCTGACTTAAAGGACACTATTGATTATCTATTTTCCTCGTCTAGTTTAATATTCTGAAAATGAGCTGGATTTAAACAATCTCAACCTAATGGGACATAGTAGAGGTGGTGGATTGATTTTATTGAAAGCTCGAGAAGATGAGAGAATAAATAAAGTAATCACACTTGCTGCAATTAGTGATTTAAGTAAAAGATGGCCTCAATCATTTCTAGATGAATGGAGGGCCAAAGGAGTACAATATATTGAGAATAAAAGAACCAATCAGCAAATGCCATTGTATGTACAGCTTTACGATGATGTGCTAAATAATTCTGATAGATTATCCATTCCGAAAGCTGTAAGAGAAATGAAACAGCCTTTGCTAGCCTTTCATGGCACAGAAGATGAAACACTTCCAGTAGCGATGGCAAAGCAGATCAAAGATTGGAAACCTGATACTGAGTTAGTGATTTACGAGAATGAAAATCATGTGTTTGGAGCAGCACATCCGTGGGAGGAGAATAAACTACCTGAAGCTTACAATGAAATAATTAAAGAATCAAAGGACTTTATATTGAAATAGAATAAAAAAAGGAGAGCTAGTTAGCGGCTCCTTTTTTATTTGTGGTTGTACCATTCTTAACATTATAAATGGTTTTGTAATCATCTGCTGTTTCAGTCTGATCTTTAGGAATACCTGGAGGACTAAAAATTTCTACTTCATAATCTGAAATCCACTTGATATTACCTTGAGGCAAACTTCCTTTTTTTATGACTTTCTCCTCAGCAATGTTAATGATCACATATTTTAATGTACCATCACCTATTACGTTACTTTCATTTTTATAATAAGTCGCTAGAACATAATCATTTTCTGAATTTTCAGAAAATTGAACAGGTTCAACTTTTAGACTTTCATATGCTAACTTTCTAAAATTCTCCATAGAAGAATTTAAAGAGGTTGTGCTTTGTTTAGCACAACCTCCTATAATACTTATTATAAGTAAAGATATGAGAACTCTCATTATTCCTTAATGATTCTTTTAGTAAGCATTTTACCGTCTTGTCCCACAATCTGGATCAAATAAACTCCTTTATTCAAGGATGACAAATCAATCTGAGTGTTTTTAGCACTAGAATTAATATCAATTTTATTTACTTGAACACCATTACTACTATATATTTTAATCTCATCTACAGAAATTGTGTTAGATGATACATTTATATAACTAGCCGTTGGATTCGGGAAAACCTTAATATCATTATCTAAGGATTCATTGTTAGATGTAATTATAACAGATTCTCCTTCAGTTGTAAATACCTGATCATTGATATAAGCCTTAATCTGAAAACTATTCGTCTCTTGTTTATCATAGTCAAAACTAATAACACGATTTCCAGCACTTTCTGTTAAAGTTTGAGTATCCGTATAAACCAATTGATTATCAAAAAGGACCTCAACTTTTTCAAAAGGCTCATTATTTTCCACTTCAATAGTAACAGGATATACATCTCCATTTATAGAAGTTTCATAATTCAATATCGCAGGAGCTACATCGATAGGCTCAACAGCAAATATAGTTGACTTATATTCAGTACCATTGGATACTCCAATAATTTGAATTTCCGCACCGTTAAACTCGTAAAATTCAGTTATTGAAAGGATTCCTGTTCCATTTTCTGGTGACTCCAAAACACCTACTTCAACATCATCAACTAAAACTTTAACTTGATCATATACCACAGGAAGTTCAACAGAAACTTCTGCGTTTCCATACCCTAAATAACTAAAAGCACTAACTTTTAATGTAGTAATTGCCAAATCATCAATTGTAGCAGTCCAAATACCTCTACCATGAGTTCCCAATACTACCTGGTCATCTACAATTTTCATAGACCAAATAGAAACTGAAGGAATTTCATTTCTAATATTCCAAGTGAGGCCTCCATCGAGTGATTCGTATAATCCAATTTCAGTACCAGCCCAAATAATATCAGTATTAAAAGGCATTACTAATAAACTGTGAACGAAAACATCAGGAAAACCTCTATCACTCACTCCATTATTACCTGCAAAACCAGAGATATCTTCCCAAGTTTGACCCAAATCAGTTGTCTTTAAAATTTTAGGGGAGTTAGCAACACTAAATAATGCATAAGCAGTATTTTCATCTGTTGGATGAGTATAAATACCAGTATAAAATGCATTAGGAATAGGATCGTAATTATTTACTACCTCAAAAGTCTCGCCCGCATCCTTTGAAACAAATAGACTTAATTCAGGTGTTGTAGATGACTCAATTGACATTCCAGCACCTGCCCAAACAATATTGCTATTAGCTTGAGACACTTCTACATCACTTGAACTAGAAATACCTCCCCATCCTGAGTTATCTATAGTCTTCATAGACCATGAACCTGCAAAATCAGTACTTTTATACACTCCATTTGCACCTATAGCATAAACAGTATTAGGTGCATCAATTGATCCAGCTAACCTAGTGATAAATGGACCATCCTCGGTTGTAATACCATTTACAGACGGAGAAAATGATTGTCCGCCATTAGTAGATTTTCTAATAAGATTATTATAAATACTTCCTAAGACTAAATCAGGATTAGTAGGGTGCCATAATACTTCAAAACCATCACCACCAATCACGAAATTATACGCATTAGTCTCATCAACTGTGTTTCCAGTAGACACCCAAGTTCCATTATCTTGCGTACCTCCAATGTATTTATCTTCACCTGGTTTTTTGTCAGCACCATAAAATTGAGTGGTAACATATCCATCTGTAATTTGTGAAATAACATCTCCATTATCAGTAGAGATACCTAATCCACCATCATTTCCATTCACAATCATGAAAGTCTCCGCAGCATCATCCATTTTGATCATAGTAAGATGATGGTGATCTGGGTGAAGGTTATTCTGATTTTGGCCTTCATAGCTACCATAAGCATCATATACGGCTTCAGCTTCAGTGGCTGCGGTTAATTGTGTCCCGTATTTAATACGCATAATAGAATTTTGGAATAAAGCTGGATCCCATACAGAACCTTCTGACAATACAGGCCAGAAAAAATACATATAGTTAAATTCATGTCCTCCATTTACAGATATATCTGCACCAGCGGATGCATCATAAGCGATGTCATGTATGTAAATATATTCACGAGCAGTAGATAAAGCATCATCTGTTGTACTCCTAGCATTTAGATTAAATTCACCATCCCCTTCTTGATCACGAAAGGAAACCATTAATTGCCTGTCATTTTCAATATCCCATACTTCGAAAGGAACATCAACATAGTCCTGATAAGTATAATCATTAGCTGCAACACCTGAGGTTGACCCTTCAGGCACAGTAAATCTATGTGCTTTTTGAACGTTATCACTGCCAAATCTAATCTCTACAGTCATAGGATTTACGGACTCTGAAGTGGTATTAATATCCAGTACTCCCCCATTAGAGTTAGCTTCAAAATTAACAAATGAAAGAAAAGCTGTTTCCTCTAAGTCTACACCAAGAAATCTTCTTTCAGATTCCTGTACATTGTCGGGATTTATCAAATATTTACCTATACTAACTCCCCCAACAAAAACTTCATATGGATTATAGGGGTTAACCGCTATTGTATTATCATACCAACCTTGAGCCCCTAAAAAATTGGTATCGTAATCAGGGTCATCTGCTAAAACCCAGCTTTCACCCTTATCGTTTGAATAATATAATAAAGTATTTGAGCCTGAAAAAGTTGAAGTATATACAACATTAGGATCACTTGGAGCAACTGCAACTTCAAAACGAACACCTTCAACTATTCCATCAGATGAAACGCTCCATGTATCCCCTGCGTCAACAGATTTTATTATACCTAATCCATTAACTCCTGCATATTGAATGTTAAAATCTGATGGATCGACTTGTAAATCTTGTACTGCACGATAGGTTGTTCCAAGTCCTGCTGGAGATTCATATTGTATGTTCCATGAAGCACCTCCATCAATAGACTTATAAATTCCTTCATTAGTGGCAATTACTACTATATTTTCATTGGTAGGATCTACTTTAATTCTGTTAACAGATATAAAATCATTATTTTCAACAGTAGATGGTAAAAACTCCCATGTTGTACCTCTATCAGTTGACTTATAGATTCCTTCTCCTCTTACAAAAGTTGTATTAGCTGCAAAAACTTCACCTGTTCCTACATAAATGACATTCGGATTAGAAGCCGCTTGTGCAATAGAATTAGTAGATAGATTTGGTAAATCAGGTGAAATGTTTTGCCATGTATCACCACAATCAGTAGTTTTCCATAATCCACCACTTGCTGCACCTGCTATCCATGTGCAATTATCAGCAACATCAGGATCAACTGCAATAGCTCTAGTTCTACCGCCAACATTACCTGGACCTCGAGAAATGAACTCAACTTCAAGATTTGCATTTCTAGCTTGTGCAGAATTTTTTAAAGATTTGGATAATTCATTATACCGATATCCACTTACATAATCTGAAGTGCTTTGATCTATTCTTTTAGAAATTGAATTATAGTATTCAATAAAACCATCTGGTTTCATATAAGAATCCTGACCTGATTTAACTTTTGACTTTTTGGTAGACCAAAATTCTTTTTGCTTTGATTCATCGCTAGTATTTTGATTTGGATTAATAGTAGGGCTTATATAAAAGAATAACCCTACTACTGCCAAAAAACAAAAGGCTAAAACGTAGTTTAAGTAGTTTTTTTTCATTTTAATTGATATTAAGTATTAATATTAAATAAGGTGAGATTATAGATTAATCTCAAATTCTCTTTCATTCAAGAAATTGGTGAGTTCTGAAAGATCATCCATATCCTTGAAGGATAATTTATTATCTCGAATATAACTCAATATTTCATTTTTTCTAGAAAAATATTTCGAGAATTTTCTTTTCGATCGATCAATTGGAATTAATTGAAAATCATGAAGCAAGTAATTATCTTCATTAATAAGGATTTTATCATTTTTATCTCCATGATCTAAAACAGCATTATAATTTGATTCCTTAATCTTAATTTTATAATGTTTTAATAAAGAATAATTAGCATTTTCATTTAAAATTTGAAATAGACCAGATACCTGCTCCTCTTCAAAAGAACTAAATTTTTTAATAATGTATCTTTTCTTAAAAAAACTATTATTAAAGAAAGTATTAAAGTACTTAGATGAGAAATAATGCATACCATCATCCTTTTTGAATTCTAAATTCATAGTACTTAAATTAAAATTAGACTTTTCAAATAAAATAGTGTCATTTGCATCTGTAATGACCACTATATCATTTAATTCTTCGAACAAATAAGGAGAACCTTTTACACTCTTATCTCTATCATCAAATTGATCAATTGAACCAAAAGAGTAGTTATCAAAATCAATACCTTGAGATTGAGTTCCTAGTGTATTTTGACTTAAAGACACTGAAGGAATAATAATAAGTAACAAAATTAATCTATACATATAAAGATATATTTACGTTAATGAACAAAAACAAAAAAAGGTTCACTGAAGAGTGAACCTTTTAAATATAATATAAATTGAATTATTTTTTTGCGTTAGCCAATAATTCATTCAATTTTTCTATTTTGCCAGAAGCAATATCTACAGTACCATCATTTATAGTGATATTACCATCATTTACGGTAACTACGTAAGGTATAACAGCTCCTACGTATCCATCCTCTGTTTGATACCCATTGTTATCAAATCCAGTGAATATTGCATCAGAATTTAACTCCCCACCACATCGGTTAAAGTTGAAAAACACTGGAAATTCGATAGGATCTAATTCAGGACCTAAGTCAAACGAAGAATAAAAATCAATGTATAGATAGTAAGTACCATTTGCTAAAGGAGAACCATCAGCCGCAGCAAAAGTCAAAAATTCAGGGTTGCCTCCTGTCGCAGCAGATTGACCTACAAAAGCTGTCAAGTCTTCATTTACAATAAACAAATCAAGGTCAATATCAGCAACATCTAAGCCGCCAACACCCAATTCTTCTCCTGCTGCATTTGTACCCCATTCCATTATAACCTCAGGAACTTCGCTTCTGAAATTAGCAATGGAAATAGAAGCAGTAGCTGGATTAACATCTACATTAGCGGTTCTTGCATCACCGAATTGCAACTCAAGTGTTTCTGTACCTTCAGCAATACAATCATCCAAGATAACTAATGACCATGTTACAGTTTGGATTCCAGATCCAGCAGGAATGGTTTTCTTAGCAACGCCATATCCATCTTCATTGATAAATTCGGCATCTTCTCCCAAGATAGCTTCTCCTCCAGTTTGAATTGCATAAAAAACGGCATCAGCAGTTTTTTGCAAATCACTTAAAGTTACTGTTACCCTAAGGGTATCTCCATCCGCTTCTTGATAAGTTCCAGCAATGGCACTTGCATCAACAGAAGCCGAAATGCCTGAAACAGGTTCCATCTTGGCTTTTCCTGTATAATCTTCATCCTCGCAACTTGTCCCCATTACAATGAGAAAAAGTGCAATTAAATATAATTTTATTGTCTTCATGTTTCTAGTTTATTGTCTTACATAAGTTGATTCCCACTCAGATGGCCAGTTTGGTGTAAACTCTTGAATGTGCTGCATAGTTAAGATGCCATTTTGAGCATCCCATGACCCTCCGGTGATATCACCAATACCGTATCCACCATCTGTACCGTAATCTAAAGCAGTAGAAGGAAGAATTTCACCACACTGCTCTACAATAGTACCAGCGTTATTTAATGCATCATTTGTAGTACATCTTGAAAGTCCACCACCATCAGCAACAGTCAAATGGTATGATCCATCAGGATTCTGAGTAATCTCAGCTTCGAAAGATGGAGAACACCATGAATTTGTTACCAAATAGATTCCCGTTAAATCTGCAAGGCAAGATACATTTACAGCTAAAGTAGCAGAATTATCAATTACCTGACGACCGTCATTCAATACCATTTCGGTTTTAAACACGATTTGATCTCCTACTCTTAAATCATCAGCGGTAACACCTGAAAATCCTTGAAGAAATTCGCTTAACGTTGATAGTTGAAGAGCAACTCCTTCTTCAACGCTGAAAGTTCCAATTTCAACAACTTGATCACCATATGTTTTGCTTACAATTAATTGGTCAACAATTTCAGCATTAGAAGCTACGCTAACATT harbors:
- a CDS encoding alpha/beta hydrolase family protein — encoded protein: MQSIKMIQENIIITSTVHNKPISADLRYIPNKDKKPLILFVHGFKGFKDWGVFNLMADEFAKNGFIFMKINLSHNGTTPDQLIDFADLEAFGNNNFTIELADLKDTIDYLFSSSSLIF
- a CDS encoding alpha/beta hydrolase family protein; translated protein: MGHSRGGGLILLKAREDERINKVITLAAISDLSKRWPQSFLDEWRAKGVQYIENKRTNQQMPLYVQLYDDVLNNSDRLSIPKAVREMKQPLLAFHGTEDETLPVAMAKQIKDWKPDTELVIYENENHVFGAAHPWEENKLPEAYNEIIKESKDFILK
- a CDS encoding polyprenyl synthetase family protein, whose protein sequence is MGSKIKEIQSPIANEMAEFEIKFRQFMKSKVYLLDKIMGYIVKRKGKQMRPMFVFLSAGVHGQINEATHRGAALIELLHTATLVHDDVVDDANYRRGFFSINALWKNKIAILVGDYLLSRGLLLSIDNEDFDLLKIVSEAVREMSEGELLQIEKARKLNITEDIYYDIIKQKTASLIASCCAVGSRSVVKDDDVSEKMKLFGEKVGMAFQIKDDLFDYGTNDIGKPLGIDIKEKKMTLPLIHALNNADKSERKQIIKLIKNKSDKNSTVKTVVQFVRDKNGIAYAEEVMHNYYNEAMTIIKDFPESEYRQSLMDLVKYTIERKK
- a CDS encoding T9SS type A sorting domain-containing protein codes for the protein MKKNYLNYVLAFCFLAVVGLFFYISPTINPNQNTSDESKQKEFWSTKKSKVKSGQDSYMKPDGFIEYYNSISKRIDQSTSDYVSGYRYNELSKSLKNSAQARNANLEVEFISRGPGNVGGRTRAIAVDPDVADNCTWIAGAASGGLWKTTDCGDTWQNISPDLPNLSTNSIAQAASNPNVIYVGTGEVFAANTTFVRGEGIYKSTDRGTTWEFLPSTVENNDFISVNRIKVDPTNENIVVIATNEGIYKSIDGGASWNIQYESPAGLGTTYRAVQDLQVDPSDFNIQYAGVNGLGIIKSVDAGDTWSVSSDGIVEGVRFEVAVAPSDPNVVYTSTFSGSNTLLYYSNDKGESWVLADDPDYDTNFLGAQGWYDNTIAVNPYNPYEVFVGGVSIGKYLINPDNVQESERRFLGVDLEETAFLSFVNFEANSNGGVLDINTTSESVNPMTVEIRFGSDNVQKAHRFTVPEGSTSGVAANDYTYQDYVDVPFEVWDIENDRQLMVSFRDQEGDGEFNLNARSTTDDALSTAREYIYIHDIAYDASAGADISVNGGHEFNYMYFFWPVLSEGSVWDPALFQNSIMRIKYGTQLTAATEAEAVYDAYGSYEGQNQNNLHPDHHHLTMIKMDDAAETFMIVNGNDGGLGISTDNGDVISQITDGYVTTQFYGADKKPGEDKYIGGTQDNGTWVSTGNTVDETNAYNFVIGGDGFEVLWHPTNPDLVLGSIYNNLIRKSTNGGQSFSPSVNGITTEDGPFITRLAGSIDAPNTVYAIGANGVYKSTDFAGSWSMKTIDNSGWGGISSSSDVEVSQANSNIVWAGAGMSIESSTTPELSLFVSKDAGETFEVVNNYDPIPNAFYTGIYTHPTDENTAYALFSVANSPKILKTTDLGQTWEDISGFAGNNGVSDRGFPDVFVHSLLVMPFNTDIIWAGTEIGLYESLDGGLTWNIRNEIPSVSIWSMKIVDDQVVLGTHGRGIWTATIDDLAITTLKVSAFSYLGYGNAEVSVELPVVYDQVKVLVDDVEVGVLESPENGTGILSITEFYEFNGAEIQIIGVSNGTEYKSTIFAVEPIDVAPAILNYETSINGDVYPVTIEVENNEPFEKVEVLFDNQLVYTDTQTLTESAGNRVISFDYDKQETNSFQIKAYINDQVFTTEGESVIITSNNESLDNDIKVFPNPTASYINVSSNTISVDEIKIYSSNGVQVNKIDINSSAKNTQIDLSSLNKGVYLIQIVGQDGKMLTKRIIKE